The following proteins are co-located in the Chlamydiota bacterium genome:
- the nusA gene encoding transcription termination factor NusA, whose protein sequence is MNGELLAVFEYLERERGISRDVLIEAVESSLLSAARKGVEQAKNLRVEIDRETGAVRAFAEMRVVETVSSKDEEITLEEARKTDPEAKIGDSVSVEILTKNLGRIAAQSAKQVIIQRIREAENKIVYNEYKDRVGDIITAVVRRYERGNVILDLGKTEAVLPAKEQCPRESYGLGRRYKVYVAEVREGAKGPEIIVSRSHDELLRKLFELEVPEIGEGSVQIRGIARDPGYRAKMAVSSASDKVDPVGACVGMRGARVKDVVHELNGERVDIIRWNEDPVVFLTNALRPARPREIRIVAEGRAEIIVDDDQFALAVGKKGQGIRLVSKLTGWNVDIKKAGDIAREEQEAEVPVRDLGGLAPKVVAALEEHGYTTVGALRKADIKKLLEIPGIGDKTAQKIVHAAAEFRFPEPEPAPVEPATGPADEGAAAESTGGDAVSAPAAEESADGEPPAEGGAERPAEGIQEEGARQGAAVPDETELTDASAPAESGEAAGDGGPADKAGEDASNERGVSDAG, encoded by the coding sequence ATGAATGGCGAACTGCTGGCCGTTTTCGAATATCTCGAGCGGGAAAGGGGAATCAGCCGGGACGTGCTCATCGAGGCGGTGGAGAGTTCGCTGCTCTCCGCGGCCCGGAAGGGGGTCGAGCAGGCCAAGAACCTCCGGGTGGAGATAGACCGGGAGACCGGCGCCGTCCGGGCGTTCGCCGAGATGCGCGTCGTCGAGACGGTCTCGTCCAAGGACGAGGAGATCACCCTCGAGGAGGCGCGCAAGACCGATCCCGAGGCGAAGATCGGCGACTCCGTCTCCGTGGAGATCCTCACGAAGAACCTCGGGCGCATCGCCGCCCAGAGCGCCAAGCAGGTCATCATCCAGCGCATCCGCGAGGCGGAGAACAAGATCGTCTACAACGAGTACAAGGACCGCGTCGGCGACATCATCACCGCGGTGGTCCGGCGCTACGAGCGGGGGAACGTCATCCTCGACCTCGGGAAGACCGAGGCGGTGCTTCCGGCGAAGGAGCAGTGCCCGCGCGAGAGCTACGGCCTGGGGAGGAGATACAAGGTCTACGTCGCGGAGGTGCGCGAGGGCGCCAAGGGCCCCGAGATCATCGTCTCGCGGAGCCATGACGAACTGCTCCGAAAGCTGTTCGAGCTCGAGGTCCCCGAGATCGGCGAGGGGAGCGTACAGATCAGGGGGATCGCCCGTGATCCCGGCTACCGCGCCAAGATGGCGGTGAGCTCCGCCAGCGACAAGGTCGACCCGGTGGGGGCCTGCGTCGGCATGCGCGGCGCGCGGGTGAAGGACGTGGTCCACGAGCTCAACGGGGAGCGGGTGGATATCATCCGGTGGAACGAGGATCCCGTGGTTTTCCTCACCAACGCCCTGAGACCGGCGCGTCCGAGGGAGATCCGGATCGTCGCCGAGGGCCGCGCCGAGATCATCGTCGACGACGACCAGTTCGCCCTGGCGGTGGGGAAGAAGGGCCAGGGTATACGGCTGGTGTCGAAGCTGACCGGATGGAACGTCGACATCAAGAAGGCCGGCGACATCGCGCGGGAGGAGCAGGAGGCGGAGGTCCCGGTGCGGGATCTGGGGGGGCTCGCCCCCAAGGTCGTCGCCGCGCTCGAGGAGCACGGTTACACGACGGTGGGCGCCCTCAGGAAGGCGGATATCAAGAAGCTTCTCGAGATCCCCGGGATCGGCGACAAGACGGCGCAGAAGATCGTGCATGCGGCGGCCGAGTTCCGCTTCCCCGAGCCCGAACCCGCCCCCGTGGAGCCCGCAACGGGGCCCGCGGACGAGGGGGCCGCCGCGGAATCGACTGGCGGAGACGCCGTTTCGGCGCCCGCCGCGGAGGAGTCGGCGGACGGGGAACCGCCCGCGGAGGGAGGCGCCGAGAGGCCGGCGGAGGGCATCCAGGAGGAAGGCGCGAGGCAGGGCGCCGCCGTTCCGGATGAGACCGAACTGACGGATGCATCCGCTCCCGCGGAGTCGGGCGAGGCGGCCGGAGACGGCGGCCCCGCGGACAAGGCGGGAGAGGACGCTTCAAACGAGAGAGGCGTGAGTGATGCGGGCTGA